The proteins below come from a single Papaver somniferum cultivar HN1 chromosome 11, ASM357369v1, whole genome shotgun sequence genomic window:
- the LOC113323927 gene encoding probable leucine-rich repeat receptor-like protein kinase At1g35710 yields MATTKSIQIVTILLMFSCLLLKISAQTEEAEALVKWKDSLNSHSLTSWSLTNGSSTNNPCKWSDIKCGGSSNSVVEINLNTSGVDGTLEQFNFSAFQNLASLNLDLNNLVGDIPTRIGLLRKLSYLNLGSNNFTGSVPSEIGNLRELRFLRLANNTLTGPIPYQVCSLQKVQNLDLSGNYLSNPDPTRSKGMASLTRLDLNYNSLASEVPPFIFRSPNLVYVDISDNPDIGGPFPSQFIKTLKNIQFLNMSGNMCEGRLPAEIGNLSQLHDLRLSRNQLNGSIPSEIGLLANLRILELNENPLEGPFPSSIGSLKMLQTLNLAYVNLNSSIPDKLGLCTNLTFLGLASTNLQGTLPLSMASLIQLTDFGISSNQLSGEFNPYFLSNWTQLVSLQLQDNFFTGTIPGEIGLLKNLNFLYMFKNKLSGPIPSEIGNLSDLIELDLSENFINGSVPSSIGNLTMLERMTLYGNQLSGVLPEEIGNLGSLKYFDVSINTLQGELSSSITQLQNLELIYLANNSFTGSLPEEFGPSSLTNASFSYNNFTGKLPSNICIGGNLVYLASNKNNLDGPIPESFRNCTNLSRVRLEDNLLEGDITDAFGVYPTLEFIDLSRNRLSGELSPNWGACVQLSYFRISENMISGEIPPALASLKSLQDISLSSNTLSGQIPVDMFSSDSVVFNLNLSKNQFSGKIPVEVGKLARLRNLDLSVNNLSGPIPGEIGDCQGLISLKLNDNKLNGSIPYQVGNLGALQSDLDLSQNELSGEISPQLGNLKNLESLNLSNNKLSGSIPSSLQGMLSLTSIDLSNNELKGQVPDVNAFEKDPIKALGGNQGLCSNELKGLSPCSGTPSSNNRGKSNKWRVIVAVVVPVAVSLVLLLILFGVFCYCRNHKDDSDEENLDSGGDSSFSVWNYNGDVVFRDIVKATGKFDEKYCIGKGGQGSVYKATLHNGIIFAVKRLHDTSSSSSEYASSEATRYKSLQSEVHALTDIRHRNIVKLYGFSGTKGNMFLVYEYVERGSLANVMYNEKEAKMLNWSMRLKIIKGVAQALSYLHHDCTLPIVHRDITGNNILLDPEYEAKVSDFGTARLLKPEESNWTVPVGSYGYMAPELASTMKVTEKSDVYSFGVVALEVLFGQHPGEFLLQLQSEGHDLFLVDALDKRLSLPTGLIADELVLTVTFALACTSISPNSRPTINFVSRELTANVVLPIDENFHLLTLQKLLNVF; encoded by the exons ATGGCTACTACTAAATCAATACAAATTGTAACTATTCTTTTGATGTTTTCTTGTCTTCTTCTCAAAATTTCAGCTCAAACTGAAGAAGCCGAAGCTCTAGTAAAATGGAAAGACAGTTTAAATTCGCATTCTCTTACCTCATGGTCTCTTACCAATGGAAGCAGCACCAACAATCCTTGCAAGTGGTCTGATATTAAATGCGGCGGCAGTTCAAACAGTGTTGTTGAGATAAATCTTAACACGTCAGGAGTGGATGGAACACTCGAGCAATTCAACTTCTCAGCGTTTCAAAATCTCGCCTCTCTCAATCTTGATCTTAATAATCTGGTTGGTGATATCCCGACTCGTATCGGGCTTCTTCGGAAACTTTCTTATCTTAATCTGGGAAGTAACAACTTTACAGGATCAGTGCCATCGGAAATTGGGAATCTCAGAGAGCTTCGTTTTCTTCGGCTAGCCAACAATACTCTTACTGGACCGATTCCGTATCAAGTTTGCAGTCTTCAGAAGGTACAAAATCTTGATTTATCTGGAAATTACTTGTCAAATCCAGACCCAACTCGGTCTAAGGGCATGGCTTCATTGACTCGTCTTGATCTCAATTACAATTCTTTGGCATCAGAAGTCCCACCTTTTATCTTCAGAAGCCCAAATCTAGTTTATGTTGATATTTCAGATAATCCGGATATAGGAGGTCCATTTCCATCTCAGTTCATCAAGACTTTGAAGAATATTCAGTTCCTTAATATGTCTGGTAATATGTGCGAAGGAAGACTTCCAGCAGAAATCGGAAACCTTTCCCAACTTCATGACCTGAGGCTGAGTAGGAATCAGCTAAATGGGTCAATACCATCGGAGATTGGTCTATTAGCCAACCTCAGAATTCTTGAATTGAATGAAAATCCATTAGAAGGGCCATTTCCATCTTCTATAGGAAGCCTTAAGATGCTTCAAACACTAAACCTTGCATACGTGAACTTGAATTCCAGCATTCCAGACAAGCTTGGCTTATGCACCAATCTTACATTCCTGGGATTAGCATCAACGAATCTTCAAGGTACTTTGCCGCTTTCGATGGCTTCTCTAATCCAACTCACCGACTTTGGAATTTCAAGTAATCAATTATCTGGTGAGTTTAATCCATATTTTCTGTCTAATTGGACTCAACTAGTTTCACTTCAACTTCAAGATAACTTTTTCACAGGAACTATTCCCGGTGAAATCGGTTTGTTAAAAAACCTCAATTTTCTATACATGTTCAAGAACAAATTATCAGGTCCCATACCTTCAGAGATTGGAAACTTGTCAGATCTGATAGAGCTCGATTTATCTGAAAATTTTATTAATGGCTCAGTTCCATCAAGCATAGGAAACTTAACTATGCTTGAACGCATGACGTTGTACGGCAACCAGCTCAGTGGAGTGCTTCCTGAAGAAATAGGTAACTTGGGAAGTTTGAAATATTTTGACGTGAGCATAAACACACTGCAAGGAGAGTTGT CTTCATCAATAACTCAGCTGCAGAACTTGGAACTCATTTATCTCGCAAATAACAGCTTTACAGGTAGTTTACCGGAAGAGTTTGGTCCATCTTCTTTAACGAATGCAAGCTTCTCTTACAACAATTTTACCGGAAAACTTCCTTCCAACATTTGCATAGGAGGGAATCTCGTATACTTGGCATCCAACAAAAATAATCTAGACGGACCAATTCCTGAAAGCTTCAGAAACTGCACAAATTTATCCAGAGTTCGGCTCGAAGACAACCTTCTTGAAGGAGACATCACAGATGCATTTGGTGTTTACCCAACTCTGGAGTTTATCGACTTGAGTAGAAATCGGTTGTCAGGTGAATTGTCACCGAACTGGGGAGCATGCGTGCAGCTTTCGTACTTCAGAATATCGGAGAACATGATATCAGGTGAAATCCCACCAGCTCTCGCAAGCTTAAAATCTCTGCAAGATATCAGCCTTTCTTCGAATACATTGTCGGGTCAGATTCCGGTGGATATGTTTTCTTCAGATTCAGTTGTATTTAATCTGAATTTGAGCAAGAATCAGTTCTCAGGTAAGATACCAGTTGAGGTTGGAAAATTAGCACGTCTGCGTAATTTGGATTTATCTGTAAACAACCTCAGTGGGCCTATACCTGGAGAAATTGGAGACTGTCAAGGCCTAATATCATTGAAACTAAATGACAACAAGTTAAATGGATCAATTCCATACCAGGTTGGGAATTTGGGAGCTTTGCAGTCAGATCTTGATCTCAGTCAAAACGAGCTCAGCGGAGAAATATCACCACAGCTTGGGAATTTAAAAAATTTGGAGAGCTTGAACCTGTCCAACAACAAGCTATCTGGTTCAATACCCTCTTCTCTACAGGGTATGCTAAGTCTTACATCTATTGATCTTTCAAATAACGAACTCAAGGGTCAAGTTCCGGATGTGAATGCATTCGAAAAAGATCCTATCAAAGCGCTAGGAGGTAATCAAGGTCTGTGCAGCAACGAGTTGAAGGGTTTGAGCCCTTGTAGTGGTACACCATCATCCAATAACCGTGGCAAAAGCAATAAGTGGAGAGTGATAGTTGCAGTGGTGGTTCCAGTTGCCGTATCATTagttcttcttctgattctgttcGGAGTTTTCTGCTACTGCCGTAATCACAAAGATGACTCCGATGAGGAAAACTTAGATTCAGGTGGTGACAGCTCATTCTCAGTATGGAACTACAACGGAGACGTAGTGTTCAGGGATATTGTAAAGGCAACAGGGAAATTCGATGAGAAATACTGCATTGGAAAAGGTGGACAAGGAAGTGTTTACAAAGCAACACTTCATAATGGCATAATTTTTGCTGTAAAGCGCCTTCATGATACATCGTCATCATCCAGTGAATATGCATCCTCAGAGGCTACGCGCTACAAGAGTCTTCAGTCTGAAGTACATGCGCTGACAGACATACGACATCGAAACATTGTGAAGTTGTATGGTTTCTCTGGGACGAAGGGTAACATGTTCTTGGTATATGAATATGTTGAAAGAGGTAGTTTGGCAAACGTGATGTACAATGAGAAAGAGGCAAAGATGTTGAACTGGTCAATGAGGTTAAAAATTATCAAAGGTGTGGCGCAGGCCTTGTCTTACTTGCACCATGACTGCACCCTGCCTATTGTGCACCGAGACATAACTGGAAATAACATTTTACTAGACCCGGAATATgaagctaaggtctcagactttGGGACAGCAAGGTTACTAAAACCAGAAGAGTCTAATTGGACAGTACCCGTTGGCTCCTATGGATACATGGCTCCAG AGCTTGCATCTACAATGAAGGTGACAGAGAAAAGCGACGTATACAGTTTTGGAGTTGTTGCATTAGAAGTCTTATTCGGGCAACACCCTGGGGAATTCCTTTTGCAGCTACAATCTGAAGGACATGATCTGTTTCTAGTGGATGCATTAGACAAGCGCCTTAGTCTCCCAACTGGACTAATTGCAGATGAATTGGTGTTAACAGTTACCTTTGCTTTGGCATGTACATCTATATCTCCAAATTCTAGACCGACCATAAATTTTGTAAGTCGCGAGCTGACAGCAAATGTAGTTCTTCCTATAGATGAGAACTTTCACCTGCTCACATTGCAGAAATTGTTGAATGTTTTTTAA